Sequence from the Nitrosopumilus maritimus SCM1 genome:
AAAACGACACCGTCTTTTGCCTTGATACCTACAGTGGTTGTCCCGTGCAGAATTTTTTCTTCGACATTATTTGACAAAAAATACACCTATTAAGATAAAGTAAATGGCATTTCACCCTTTTAAATAACTTTTTGATCTCTGGAAATCATAAATAATGACAAAAAATCAAGATCGCATGAAATCACATACAATGGAATTGCCTAGGCAGATTGTTGTGGGAGAGAAGAACATAAATGAATTTGGAGAGTTTTTGCATAATTTAACTAAACCAAAAAAAGTTTCTCTTATTTCAGGAATACATGTAAAAAAAGTTCTTAGACAAAGAATTGAAAAATCATTGAAAACAAAAAGAATCAAGTTTGTGTGGCATACATCAAAAGATAATCAAATTAGTACTCTAAACAGAATTGAAAAAGAAGTAAAAAAAGATCGTAGTGATATGATTGCAGGGATTGGTGGTGGAAGATCTGTTGATACTGCAAAATTAATTTCTTTTAATTTAGATATTCCATTTGTTAGTGTACCAACTGCTGCATCACATGATGGAGTTTCAAGTCCATTTGTTTCAGTTAAAAGTGATAAACCACATTCAATTGTTGCAACGGCTCCACTAGGGGTTTTTGTAGACATAGATATTATCAAAAAAGCACCATCAAGATTACTTGCTAGTGGTTGTGGAGATTTGGTGGCAAATATCATTGCTGTAAAGGATTGGCAACTAGGTCATCAAAAGACTGGAGAATATTATGGAACTTATTCAGCAGAATTGGCTATGATGAGTGCTATGATGGTACTAGATAATTCAAGTAAATACGCAAAAAATGGATTAGATGCAAGAGTGATTGTTGAAGCTCTAATTAGTGCAGGAGTTGCATCATGTATTGCAGGAAGTAGCAGACCATGTTCTGGTGCTGAGCATCTATTTTCACATGCATTAGATAAAATTGCACCAGGAAAGGGATTACATGGAGAAAAATGCGGAATAGGTTCCATTATGATTGCAAAACTACAAGGACAAGATTGGAAAAAAATTGTTAAGACGTTAAAAGATGTGGGAGCGCCAACTACTGCAAAACAAATTGGTTTAACTGAAGATCAAATTATCGATGCTTTAATTATTGCACAAGACTTGAGGCCTGAAAGATATACAATTCTAAAAGAAGTAGAGATGACAGACAGAAAGGCAAAAAGTCTTGCAAAGAGTACTAAAGTGATTTAGTTTAAGCAGCCTTTTGTTCAGGTGCTTTTTCTTTTGTTTCAGGTTTCTTTTCTTTAGTTTGTTTGTTAACATGAGTTTCAACAAAGTTTACTTTTTCCAAAGTAGGAACAAATTTGAAGATGTCTAATTGAATAAAGTGCTTCATAATTTGTAAACCATCTGCACGAAGAATTTCTTCAGGAATGGTTATGCTTACTTCTTTATCTTTCAAATCAAATGAAATTTTTGAGTCCTCTACTGGAAGTCTATTTTTTAGAATTCCATCAACTTTATCATTTGGAGAATCAAGTGATTTGAGAACATTTACATCAAAAAGAATTGTTTTTCCTGCATATCTGTGATTATAATCAATCTGAACTCTTCCTGAACCAATAAAACGAATTATTCCACGTTTATTATCAACTTCAATAGTATCACCAACTGAAACTTTTTCTGCATCTTCACCTAGTTTTCTAATTGGAATCATTCTGACTTTACCAGAATCTCTTTCACCAAATCCTTTCTCAGGTGTAACTTCAACTGTAAGTTTGTCACCTACAGCTGTTTTTGCAAGAGCCTCATCAAGCCCTTT
This genomic interval carries:
- a CDS encoding peptidylprolyl isomerase, yielding MTFDKGSLILVDYTAKVKDSEEVFDTTLEEDAKKYSIHEQNVKYQPKLVSIGEVSYPVLKGLDEALAKTAVGDKLTVEVTPEKGFGERDSGKVRMIPIRKLGEDAEKVSVGDTIEVDNKRGIIRFIGSGRVQIDYNHRYAGKTILFDVNVLKSLDSPNDKVDGILKNRLPVEDSKISFDLKDKEVSITIPEEILRADGLQIMKHFIQLDIFKFVPTLEKVNFVETHVNKQTKEKKPETKEKAPEQKAA
- a CDS encoding sn-glycerol-1-phosphate dehydrogenase; its protein translation is MTKNQDRMKSHTMELPRQIVVGEKNINEFGEFLHNLTKPKKVSLISGIHVKKVLRQRIEKSLKTKRIKFVWHTSKDNQISTLNRIEKEVKKDRSDMIAGIGGGRSVDTAKLISFNLDIPFVSVPTAASHDGVSSPFVSVKSDKPHSIVATAPLGVFVDIDIIKKAPSRLLASGCGDLVANIIAVKDWQLGHQKTGEYYGTYSAELAMMSAMMVLDNSSKYAKNGLDARVIVEALISAGVASCIAGSSRPCSGAEHLFSHALDKIAPGKGLHGEKCGIGSIMIAKLQGQDWKKIVKTLKDVGAPTTAKQIGLTEDQIIDALIIAQDLRPERYTILKEVEMTDRKAKSLAKSTKVI